The Henckelia pumila isolate YLH828 unplaced genomic scaffold, ASM3356847v2 CTG_461:::fragment_3, whole genome shotgun sequence genome window below encodes:
- the LOC140872124 gene encoding uncharacterized protein has protein sequence MYHPSRGGVRGGRDQFSWDDVKVDKHRENYLGHSLKAPVGRWQKGKDLHWYARDKKSESSNSDALKEEIRRIKEEEEQAMREALGLAPKRATKALGNRLDKHEFSELVKRSSTAEDLGGGHAEAAQVQGLGFSRGHGPAAESDLPSNPKSDVVEMVVPQTTSSSKNDEELDHQSSEKKRKHEDNREKHGKERNREKREGRHKQHSRDSDDHGKHKKGKGKRRHDSY, from the exons ATGTATCATCCGTCAAGAGGTGGAGTTCGCGGTGGCCGTGATC AATTTAGCTGGGATGATGTGAAAGTTGATAAACACCGAGAAAATTATTTAGGTCACAGCCTCAAGGCACCTGTTGGAAGATGGCAGAAAG GAAAAGACCTACATTGGTATGCTCGTGATAAAAAATCAGAAAGCTCGAATTCAGATGCTTTGAAAGAAGAGATAAGAAGAATCAAGGAGGAAGAGGAGCAGGCCATGAGAGAGGCTCTCGGTTTAGCTCCAAAGCGTGCAACAAAAGCTCTAGGCAATCGGCTAGATAAACATGAATTTTCGGAACTGGTTAAGCGAAGCTCTACAGCAGAAGATTTGGGAGGTGGCCATGCTGAGGCAGCTCAAGTTCAGGGTCTTGGTTTTTCTAG AGGGCATGGCCCTGCAGCAGAGTCGGATTTGCCATCCAATCCAAAGTCTGATGTGGTTGAAATGGTTGTCCCTCAGACGACTTCATCTTCAAAGAATGATGAAGAGTTGGATCATCAAAGTagtgaaaagaaaagaaagcacGAGGATAACCGGGAGAAACATGGCAAGGAGAGGAACCGGGAAAAGCGTGAGGGGCGCCATAAGCAACATTCTCGTGATTCAGACGACCATGGTAAGCATAAGAAAGGCAAGGGAAAGAGAAGGCATGACTCCTACTAA
- the LOC140872120 gene encoding DNA repair RAD52-like protein 2, chloroplastic — protein MALQTPKLFLPPPEPPMLLRHGPSQLSFRISAVSGGNSSSGKKGSAAPAPNSNYVVPLDKSSCITRPLAEILRDLNKRIPDNIINTQDHQSTFIPWYHANRMLSFYAPGWCGEIRDVIFSENGSVTVVYRVTVRGSDGEAHRESTGTVSADDDSSSTDPVAKAEEIAFCRACARFGLGLYLYHDV, from the exons ATGGCCCTCCAAACCCCTAAACTTTTTCTGCCTCCACCGGAGCCGCCGATGCTGCTCCGCCACGGCCCCTCCCAGCTCAGTTTTCGCATTTCGGCCGTCTCCGGCGGCAATAGCAGCAGCGGTAAGAAGGGGAGTGCCGCCCCCGCCCCGAATTCCAATTACGTGGTGCCTTTGGACAAGTCTTCTTGCATCACTCGTCCCCTCGCTGAGATTCTGCGTGACCTCAACAAGAGGATCCCCGACAATATCATCAACACTCAGGATCATCAATCCACCTTCATCCCCTG GTACCATGCAAATCGTATGCTCAGCTTTTATGCTCCAG GTTGGTGTGGAGAAATTCGCGATGTTATATTTTCGGAGAATGGCAGCGTGACAGTGGTTTACCGTGTCACCGTACGAGGTTCGGATGGAGAG GCACACCGTGAATCGACTGGGACTGTGTCAGCCGATGATGACAGCAGTTCAACAGATCCTGTTGCCAAAGCGGAGGAAATAGCCTTTTGCAGAGCTTGTGCTCGGTTTGGACTTGGCTTATATCTTTATCATGATGTTTAG
- the LOC140871727 gene encoding uncharacterized protein, with protein sequence MASCVWKPPPLYLRSPSRGCPVRLSQPHHLPRSSLAFIDKLGSARRPSRLRSSSDPNNDTETVGIQLYRDIDRILTETMKQSQGGWGASGDWSEIEGAWVLKPKTSKTTSIVHFVGGIFVGAAPQLTYRLFLERLADRGILVIATPFASSFDHFLIADEVQFKFERCLRCLQETVEDIPTFGIGHSLGSVVHLLIGSRYAVQRNGNIFMAFNNKDASLAIPLLSPVLVPMAQSIGPLLSQIASSPTIRFGAEMTRKQFENLSPAILKQVLPLVEQLPPLYMDLAKGRENFSPKPEETRRLIRSYYGISRNLLIKFKDDTIDETSLLAQVLSAESAISSMLDMSMRLLPGDHGLPLQQVPFDVPPAMADAVSRSGEFLATLTAGTPWETVAKEVGNTFSTDSRIFAENAKEIDGLVDVIATWIASNPSPTRLLRP encoded by the exons ATGGCGAGTTGTGTGTGGAAGCCGCCGCCTCTTTATCTCCGATCGCCCAGTCGCGGCTGTCCCGTTCGTCTCAGTCAACCACATCATCTTCCCCGTTCATCACTCGCGTTTATCGATAAACTTGGTTCTGCTCGTAGACCCAGTAGATTGCGTAGCAGCTCCGACCCGAATAATGATACAGAAACTGTGGGAATTCAGCTTTACCGAGATATCGAcag AATACTTACGGAGACTATGAAACAATCTCAAGGTGGCTGGGGTGCTTCAGGAGACTGGAGTGAAATTGAG GGAGCTTGGGTATTGAAACCAAAAACTTCTAAAACTACATCTATTGTACATTTTGTTGGTGGTATATTTGTCGGGGCGGCTCCTCAGCTTACTTATCGCTTGTTCTTGGAACGCCTTGCAGATAG GGGTATACTAGTTATAGCCACACCTTTTGCCAGCAGTTTCGACCACTTCCTCATAGCTGATGAGGTGCAGTTTAAATTTGAGAGGTGCCTTCGCTGTCTCCAGGAAACA GTGGAAGATATTCCTACTTTTGGCATTGGACATTCACTGGGATCTGTGGTTCATCTTCTCATAG GCTCAAGGTATGCTGTACAAAGGAACGGGAATATATTTATGGCATTCAACAACAAG GACGCAAGCCTGGCCATTCCTTTGCTTTCACCTGTTCTTGTTCCAATGGCTCAAAGCATTGGGCCACTTTTGTCACAAATAGCATCATCGCCAACAATACGCTTTGGG GCGGAGATGACCAGGAAGCAATTTGAGAACCTCAGTCCTGCCATTTTGAAGCAAGTTCTTCCTTTGGTTGAGCAGCTTCCTCCATTGTACATGGACTTGGCTAAAGGGAGGGAAAATTTCTCTCCGAAGCCAGAAGAAACTCGACGTCTG ATCAGGTCTTACTATGGCATCTCAAGGAATCTACTAATAAAGTTCAAAGATGATACCATTGATGAGACTTCACTACTAGCCCAGGTTCTTAGTGCAGAATCTGCTATCAGTTCAATGCTGGACATGTCTATGCGATTGTTACCTGGGGATCACGGGCTGCCTCTGCAACAG GTTCCTTTCGATGTTCCCCCAGCAATGGCGGATGCTGTCAGCAGGAGTGGAGAGTTTCTGGCGACGTTAACTGCTGGTACACCCTGGGAGACCGTTGCCAAAGAAGTGGGCAACACATTCAGCACAGACTCGAGAATTTTCGCAGAAAATGCCAAGGAAATAGATGGGCTTGTCGATGTGATTGCAACATGGATAGCCTCCAATCCTAGTCCAACAAGGCTTTTAAGGCCGTAg
- the LOC140872096 gene encoding uncharacterized protein isoform X2, which translates to MAMRSVITRSGVRGLMEGSRGTWALGPRYFSDGKGRVLSEEERAQETVYIQRMERERAEKLKKKAELEKAEKEKAAKAEEQAQKS; encoded by the exons ATGGCGATGCGATCTGTGATTACACGCAGCGGAGTTCGTGGTTTAATGGAAGGCAGCAGGGGAACATGGGCTCTGGGGCCGCGTTATTTCAGTGATGGCAAAGGCCGTGTTCTCAGTGAGGAAGAACGCGCTCAGGAAACCGTCTACATTCAG AGAATGGAGAGGGAGAGAGCGGAAAAGTTGAAGAAGAAGGCTGAGCTCGAGAAAGCTGAGAAGGAGAAAGCTGCCAAG GCTGAAGAACAGGCTCAAAAAAGCTGA
- the LOC140871814 gene encoding uncharacterized protein → MLSELCVRPRHWQLTSLSLSYAHGSAYDRTPAQPFPATAVDRTDHSINAHAHCCGASSIWHAIIPSIWRQRRRRTAAFDGYENEALRRCEGSWNVAWDARPARWLHHPDLVWLIFGVCACLAAPPPDSIPDSDSIANLNNDLVVSDTPECGRSNYRVTGVAADGRCLFRAIAHMSCLIDGEKIPDENRQTELADELRAQVVEELLKRRKEVQWFIEEDFDVYVKRIQQPYVWGGEPELLMSSHVLRKPISVFMAEKSTGDLIKIADYGEQYKKDEEKPINVLFHGYGHYDILEALSVSRPKEV, encoded by the exons ATGCTCAGTGAACTCTGCGTGCGGCCCAGGCATTGGCAGCTGACGTCACTCTCCTTATCATACGCCCACGGCTCGGCGTATGATAGGACTCCTGCTCAGCCGTTCCCCGCCACCGCCGTCGATCGGACTGATCATTCCATCAACGCTCATGCCCATTGCTGTGGCGCCTCTTCGATATGGCATGCCATCATCCCATCTATATGGAGGCAGAGGAGGCGGAGAACGGCGGCATTCGATGGGTACGAGAACGAGGCTCTCAGGAGGTGCGAGGGGTCGTGGAACGTCGCGTGGGACGCGAGGCCTGCGCGGTGGCTCCACCATCCGGACTTGGTTTGGCTCATTTTCGGCGTCTGCGCCTGTTTAGCAGCGCCGCCGCCGGATTCAATCCCGGATTCAGATTCAATCGCTAACTTAAATAATGATTTAGTGGTTTCTGATACACCTGAATGCGGGCGTTCTAATTACAGGGTCACAG GAGTGGCTGCTGATGGGAGGTGTTTGTTTAGAGCAATTGCACACATGTCATGCTTGATAGATGGAGAAAAAATTCCGGATGAAAATCGACAAACGGAGCTTGCTGATGAATTAAGAGCACAA GTTGTTGAAGAGCTGTTAAAGAGGAGAAAAGAAGTACAATG GTTCATTGAAGAAGATTTTGATGTGTATGTAAAGAGAATTCAGCAGCCTTATGTGTGGGGTGGAGAACCCGAGTTGCTCATGTCTTCACATGTTCTTAG GAAGCCCATCTCAGTCTTCATGGCAGAGAAAAGTACTGGAGACTTGATCAAAATCGCAGATTACGGTGAACAATATAAGAAAGATGAGGAAAAACCCATCAATGTTTTGTTTCATGGATATGGTCATTATGATATATTGGAGGCCTTGTCCGTTTCAAGACCGAAGGAGGTGTAG
- the LOC140872096 gene encoding uncharacterized protein isoform X1, producing MAMRSVITRSGVRGLMEGSRGTWALGPRYFSDGKGRVLSEEERAQETVYIQRMERERAEKLKKKAELEKAEKEKAAKKAEEQAQKS from the exons ATGGCGATGCGATCTGTGATTACACGCAGCGGAGTTCGTGGTTTAATGGAAGGCAGCAGGGGAACATGGGCTCTGGGGCCGCGTTATTTCAGTGATGGCAAAGGCCGTGTTCTCAGTGAGGAAGAACGCGCTCAGGAAACCGTCTACATTCAG AGAATGGAGAGGGAGAGAGCGGAAAAGTTGAAGAAGAAGGCTGAGCTCGAGAAAGCTGAGAAGGAGAAAGCTGCCAAG AAGGCTGAAGAACAGGCTCAAAAAAGCTGA